A DNA window from Loxodonta africana isolate mLoxAfr1 chromosome 7, mLoxAfr1.hap2, whole genome shotgun sequence contains the following coding sequences:
- the SART1 gene encoding U4/U6.U5 tri-snRNP-associated protein 1 isoform X1, with protein MRSRRTWGQTWPHVWAPLPEAGTKEEPLAADVINPMILRQREELREKLAAAKEKRLLNQKLGKIKTLGEDDPWLDDTAAWIERSRQLQKEKDLAEKRAKLLEEMDQEFGVSTLVEEEFGQRRQDLYSARDLQGLTVEHAIDSFREGETVILTLKDKGVLQEEEDVLVNVNMVDKERAEKNVELRKKKPDYLPYVEDESVEDLAQQKPRSILSKYDEELEGERPQSFRLDQGGAADGTRERELEEIRARLRLQAQSLSTAGPRLASEYLTPEEMVTFKKTKRRVKKIRKKEKEVVMRADDLLPLGDQTQDGDFGSRLRGRGRRRVPEADEEALEEEEKEKEAVPQPLQSDDTRVENMDISDEEEGGAPRAGSPEVLEEDEAELELQKQLEKGRRLRQLQQLRDSGEKVVEIVKKLESRQRGWEEDEDPERKGAIVFNATSEFCRTLGEIPTYGLAGNREEQEELMDFEQDEERSANGGSESDGEENLGWSTVNLDEEKQQQDFSTSSTTILDEEPIVNRGLAAALLLCQNKGLLETTVQKVARVKAPNKSLPSAVYCIEDKMAIDDKYSRREEYRGFTQDFKEKDGYKPDVKIEYVDETGRKLTPKEAFRQLSHRFHGKGSGKMKTERRMKKLDEEALLKKMSSSDTPLGTVALLQEKQKAQKTPYIVLSGSGKSMNANTITK; from the exons ATGCGGTCAAGAAGG ACCTGGGGGCAGACATGGCCTCACGTCTGGGCCCCCCTTCCAGAGGCGGGCACCAAGGAGGAGCCCCTGGCAGCTGATGTCATCAACCCCATGATCTTGCGACAGCGAGAGGAGCTGCGGGAGAAGTTGGCAGCTGCCAAGGAAAAGCGCCTGCTGAACCAGAAGCTGGG GAAGATCAAGACCCTGGGGGAGGACGATCCATGGCTGGACGACACTGCGGCCTGGATCGAGAGGAGCCGGCAGCTTCAGAAGGAGAAGGACTTGGCAGAGAAGAGG GCCAAGCTGCTGGAGGAGATGGACCAGGAGTTTGGTGTCAGCACTCTGGTAGAGGAGGAGTTCGGGCAGAGGCGGCAG GACCTGTACAGTGCCCGGGACCTGCAGGGCCTCACCGTGGAGCACGCCATTGACTCCTTCCGTGAGGGGGAGACTGTGATCCTCACCCTCAAGGACAAAG GCGTGctgcaggaggaggaggacgTGCTGGTGAACGTGAACATGGTGGACAAGGAGCGGGCTGAGAAGAACGTGGAGTTGCGGAAGAAGAAGCCTGACTACCTGCCCTACGTGGAGGACGAGAGTGTGGAGGACTTGGCACAG CAAAAACCCCGGTCTATCCTATCCAAGTACGACGAGGAGCTTGAGGGAGAGCGGCCGCAGTCCTTCCGCCTGGACCAGGGCGGCGCAGCCGACGGCACCCGGGAACGAGAGCTAGAAGAGATCCGGGCTCGGCTGCGGCTGCAGGCTCAGTCCCTGAGCACGGCAGGGCCTCGGCTCGCCTCCGAGTACCTCACACCCGAGGAGATG GTGACCTTTAAAAAAACCAAGCGGAGGGTGAAGAAAATCCGCaagaaggagaaggaggtggTGATGCGGGCTGACGACTTGCTGCCTCTTGGGGACCAGACTCAAGATGGGGACTTTGGTTCCAG ACTGCGGGGCCGGGGTCGGCGCCGGGTGCCCGAGGCTGACGAGGAGGccctggaggaggaggagaaggagaaggaggctgTGCCGCAGCCCCTGCAGTCAGATGACACCCGTGTGGAGAACATGGACATCAGTGACGAAG AGGAGGGCGGAGCCCCTCGAGCTGGCTCCCCAGAGGTGCTGGAGGAGGACGAGGCGGAGCTGGAGctgcagaagcagctggagaagggGCGCCGGCTGCGGCAGCTCCAGCAGTTGCGCGACAGTGGCGAGAAG GTGGTGGAGATCGTGAAGAAGCTGGAGTCTCGACAGCGGGGCTGGGAGGAGGATGAGGATCCCGAGCGGAAGGGGGCCATCGTGTTCAATGCCACGTCAGAGTTCTGCCGAACGCTGGGGGAGATCCCCACCTATGGGCTGGCTGGCAACCGAGAGGAGCAGGAGGAGCTCATG GACTTTGAGCAGGACGAGGAGCGCTCAGCCAATGGTGGCTCCGAGTCCGATGGCGAGGAGAACCTCGGCTGGAGCACCGTCAACCTGGAtgaggagaagcagcagcaggat TTTTCCACCTCCTCCACCACCATCCTGGATGAGGAGCCCATCGTGAACAGAGGGCTGGCGGCCGCCCTGCTCTTGTGTCAGAACAAAG GGCTGCTGGAGACCACGGTGCAGAAGGTGGCCCGGGTGAAGGCGCCCAACAAGTCTCTGCCCTCAGCGGTGTACTGCATTGAGGACAAGAT GGCCATTGATGACAAGTATAGCCGGAGAGAGGAGTACCGCGGCTTCACCCAGGACTTCAAGGAGAAGGATGGATATAAGCCCGATGTCAAGATTGAGTACGTGGACGAGACGGGCCGGAAGCTCACACCCAAGGAG GCATTCCGGCAGTTGTCCCACCGCTTCCATGGAAAGGGCTCCGGCAAGATGAAGACGGAGCGGCGCATGAAGAAGCTGGATGAGGAGGCG CTCCTGAAGAAGATGAGTTCCAGCGACACGCCCCTGGGCACCGTggctctgctccaggagaagCAGAAGGCCCAGAAAACGCCATACATCGTGCTCAGCGGCAGCGGCAAGAGCATGAATGC GAACACCATCACCAAGTGA
- the SART1 gene encoding U4/U6.U5 tri-snRNP-associated protein 1 isoform X3, with product MGSSKKHRGEKEAAGTTAATSTGGATEQPSRHREHKKHKHRSGGGGSSGGERRKRSRERGGERGSGRRGAEAEARGSAHGRERSQAEPSERRVKREKRDDGYEAAASSKTSSGDASSLSIEETNKLRAKLGLKPLEVNAVKKEAGTKEEPLAADVINPMILRQREELREKLAAAKEKRLLNQKLGKIKTLGEDDPWLDDTAAWIERSRQLQKEKDLAEKRAKLLEEMDQEFGVSTLVEEEFGQRRQDLYSARDLQGLTVEHAIDSFREGETVILTLKDKGVLQEEEDVLVNVNMVDKERAEKNVELRKKKPDYLPYVEDESVEDLAQQKPRSILSKYDEELEGERPQSFRLDQGGAADGTRERELEEIRARLRLQAQSLSTAGPRLASEYLTPEEMVTFKKTKRRVKKIRKKEKEVVMRADDLLPLGDQTQDGDFGSRLRGRGRRRVPEADEEALEEEEKEKEAVPQPLQSDDTRVENMDISDEEEGGAPRAGSPEVLEEDEAELELQKQLEKGRRLRQLQQLRDSGEKVVEIVKKLESRQRGWEEDEDPERKGAIVFNATSEFCRTLGEIPTYGLAGNREEQEELMDFEQDEERSANGGSESDGEENLGWSTVNLDEEKQQQDFSTSSTTILDEEPIVNRGLAAALLLCQNKGLLETTVQKVARVKAPNKSLPSAVYCIEDKMAIDDKYSRREEYRGFTQDFKEKDGYKPDVKIEYVDETGRKLTPKEAFRQLSHRFHGKGSGKMKTERRMKKLDEEALLKKMSSSDTPLGTVALLQEKQKAQKTPYIVLSGSGKSMNANTITK from the exons ATGGGGTCGTCAAAGAAGCACCGGGGCGAAAAGGAGGCGGCTGGGACAACAGCGGCGACCAGCACCGGGGGCGCCACGGAGCAGCCGTCTCGGCATCGGGAACACAAGAAACATAAACACCGGAGCGGTGGCGGTGGCAGCAGCGGCGGCGAACGAAGGAAGCGGAGCCGGGAACGCGGGGGCGAGCGCGGGAGCGGACGGCGCGGGGCCGAGGCTGAGGCCCGCGGGAGCGCGCATGGGCGGGAGCGCAGCCAGGCCGAGCCCTCCGAGCGGCGCGTGAAGCGGGAGAAGCGTGACGACGGATACGAGGCCG CTGCCAGCTCTAAAACCAGCTCAGGAGATGCCTCGTCACTCAGCATCGAGGAGACCAA TAAACTCCGGGCAAAGTTGGGGCTGAAGCCCTTAGAAGTCAATGCGGTCAAGAAGG AGGCGGGCACCAAGGAGGAGCCCCTGGCAGCTGATGTCATCAACCCCATGATCTTGCGACAGCGAGAGGAGCTGCGGGAGAAGTTGGCAGCTGCCAAGGAAAAGCGCCTGCTGAACCAGAAGCTGGG GAAGATCAAGACCCTGGGGGAGGACGATCCATGGCTGGACGACACTGCGGCCTGGATCGAGAGGAGCCGGCAGCTTCAGAAGGAGAAGGACTTGGCAGAGAAGAGG GCCAAGCTGCTGGAGGAGATGGACCAGGAGTTTGGTGTCAGCACTCTGGTAGAGGAGGAGTTCGGGCAGAGGCGGCAG GACCTGTACAGTGCCCGGGACCTGCAGGGCCTCACCGTGGAGCACGCCATTGACTCCTTCCGTGAGGGGGAGACTGTGATCCTCACCCTCAAGGACAAAG GCGTGctgcaggaggaggaggacgTGCTGGTGAACGTGAACATGGTGGACAAGGAGCGGGCTGAGAAGAACGTGGAGTTGCGGAAGAAGAAGCCTGACTACCTGCCCTACGTGGAGGACGAGAGTGTGGAGGACTTGGCACAG CAAAAACCCCGGTCTATCCTATCCAAGTACGACGAGGAGCTTGAGGGAGAGCGGCCGCAGTCCTTCCGCCTGGACCAGGGCGGCGCAGCCGACGGCACCCGGGAACGAGAGCTAGAAGAGATCCGGGCTCGGCTGCGGCTGCAGGCTCAGTCCCTGAGCACGGCAGGGCCTCGGCTCGCCTCCGAGTACCTCACACCCGAGGAGATG GTGACCTTTAAAAAAACCAAGCGGAGGGTGAAGAAAATCCGCaagaaggagaaggaggtggTGATGCGGGCTGACGACTTGCTGCCTCTTGGGGACCAGACTCAAGATGGGGACTTTGGTTCCAG ACTGCGGGGCCGGGGTCGGCGCCGGGTGCCCGAGGCTGACGAGGAGGccctggaggaggaggagaaggagaaggaggctgTGCCGCAGCCCCTGCAGTCAGATGACACCCGTGTGGAGAACATGGACATCAGTGACGAAG AGGAGGGCGGAGCCCCTCGAGCTGGCTCCCCAGAGGTGCTGGAGGAGGACGAGGCGGAGCTGGAGctgcagaagcagctggagaagggGCGCCGGCTGCGGCAGCTCCAGCAGTTGCGCGACAGTGGCGAGAAG GTGGTGGAGATCGTGAAGAAGCTGGAGTCTCGACAGCGGGGCTGGGAGGAGGATGAGGATCCCGAGCGGAAGGGGGCCATCGTGTTCAATGCCACGTCAGAGTTCTGCCGAACGCTGGGGGAGATCCCCACCTATGGGCTGGCTGGCAACCGAGAGGAGCAGGAGGAGCTCATG GACTTTGAGCAGGACGAGGAGCGCTCAGCCAATGGTGGCTCCGAGTCCGATGGCGAGGAGAACCTCGGCTGGAGCACCGTCAACCTGGAtgaggagaagcagcagcaggat TTTTCCACCTCCTCCACCACCATCCTGGATGAGGAGCCCATCGTGAACAGAGGGCTGGCGGCCGCCCTGCTCTTGTGTCAGAACAAAG GGCTGCTGGAGACCACGGTGCAGAAGGTGGCCCGGGTGAAGGCGCCCAACAAGTCTCTGCCCTCAGCGGTGTACTGCATTGAGGACAAGAT GGCCATTGATGACAAGTATAGCCGGAGAGAGGAGTACCGCGGCTTCACCCAGGACTTCAAGGAGAAGGATGGATATAAGCCCGATGTCAAGATTGAGTACGTGGACGAGACGGGCCGGAAGCTCACACCCAAGGAG GCATTCCGGCAGTTGTCCCACCGCTTCCATGGAAAGGGCTCCGGCAAGATGAAGACGGAGCGGCGCATGAAGAAGCTGGATGAGGAGGCG CTCCTGAAGAAGATGAGTTCCAGCGACACGCCCCTGGGCACCGTggctctgctccaggagaagCAGAAGGCCCAGAAAACGCCATACATCGTGCTCAGCGGCAGCGGCAAGAGCATGAATGC GAACACCATCACCAAGTGA
- the SART1 gene encoding U4/U6.U5 tri-snRNP-associated protein 1 isoform X2: MGSSKKHRGEKEAAGTTAATSTGGATEQPSRHREHKKHKHRSGGGGSSGGERRKRSRERGGERGSGRRGAEAEARGSAHGRERSQAEPSERRVKREKRDDGYEAAASSKTSSGDASSLSIEETNKLRAKLGLKPLEVNAVKKEAGTKEEPLAADVINPMILRQREELREKLAAAKEKRLLNQKLGKIKTLGEDDPWLDDTAAWIERSRQLQKEKDLAEKRAKLLEEMDQEFGVSTLVEEEFGQRRQDLYSARDLQGLTVEHAIDSFREGETVILTLKDKGVLQEEEDVLVNVNMVDKERAEKNVELRKKKPDYLPYVEDESVEDLAQQKPRSILSKYDEELEGERPQSFRLDQGGAADGTRERELEEIRARLRLQAQSLSTAGPRLASEYLTPEEMVTFKKTKRRVKKIRKKEKEVVMRADDLLPLGDQTQDGDFGSRLRGRGRRRVPEADEEALEEEEKEKEAVPQPLQSDDTRVENMDISDEEEGGAPRAGSPEVLEEDEAELELQKQLEKGRRLRQLQQLRDSGEKVVEIVKKLESRQRGWEEDEDPERKGAIVFNATSEFCRTLGEIPTYGLAGNREEQEELMDFEQDEERSANGGSESDGEENLGWSTVNLDEEKQQQDFSTSSTTILDEEPIVNRGLAAALLLCQNKACPGAVPV; this comes from the exons ATGGGGTCGTCAAAGAAGCACCGGGGCGAAAAGGAGGCGGCTGGGACAACAGCGGCGACCAGCACCGGGGGCGCCACGGAGCAGCCGTCTCGGCATCGGGAACACAAGAAACATAAACACCGGAGCGGTGGCGGTGGCAGCAGCGGCGGCGAACGAAGGAAGCGGAGCCGGGAACGCGGGGGCGAGCGCGGGAGCGGACGGCGCGGGGCCGAGGCTGAGGCCCGCGGGAGCGCGCATGGGCGGGAGCGCAGCCAGGCCGAGCCCTCCGAGCGGCGCGTGAAGCGGGAGAAGCGTGACGACGGATACGAGGCCG CTGCCAGCTCTAAAACCAGCTCAGGAGATGCCTCGTCACTCAGCATCGAGGAGACCAA TAAACTCCGGGCAAAGTTGGGGCTGAAGCCCTTAGAAGTCAATGCGGTCAAGAAGG AGGCGGGCACCAAGGAGGAGCCCCTGGCAGCTGATGTCATCAACCCCATGATCTTGCGACAGCGAGAGGAGCTGCGGGAGAAGTTGGCAGCTGCCAAGGAAAAGCGCCTGCTGAACCAGAAGCTGGG GAAGATCAAGACCCTGGGGGAGGACGATCCATGGCTGGACGACACTGCGGCCTGGATCGAGAGGAGCCGGCAGCTTCAGAAGGAGAAGGACTTGGCAGAGAAGAGG GCCAAGCTGCTGGAGGAGATGGACCAGGAGTTTGGTGTCAGCACTCTGGTAGAGGAGGAGTTCGGGCAGAGGCGGCAG GACCTGTACAGTGCCCGGGACCTGCAGGGCCTCACCGTGGAGCACGCCATTGACTCCTTCCGTGAGGGGGAGACTGTGATCCTCACCCTCAAGGACAAAG GCGTGctgcaggaggaggaggacgTGCTGGTGAACGTGAACATGGTGGACAAGGAGCGGGCTGAGAAGAACGTGGAGTTGCGGAAGAAGAAGCCTGACTACCTGCCCTACGTGGAGGACGAGAGTGTGGAGGACTTGGCACAG CAAAAACCCCGGTCTATCCTATCCAAGTACGACGAGGAGCTTGAGGGAGAGCGGCCGCAGTCCTTCCGCCTGGACCAGGGCGGCGCAGCCGACGGCACCCGGGAACGAGAGCTAGAAGAGATCCGGGCTCGGCTGCGGCTGCAGGCTCAGTCCCTGAGCACGGCAGGGCCTCGGCTCGCCTCCGAGTACCTCACACCCGAGGAGATG GTGACCTTTAAAAAAACCAAGCGGAGGGTGAAGAAAATCCGCaagaaggagaaggaggtggTGATGCGGGCTGACGACTTGCTGCCTCTTGGGGACCAGACTCAAGATGGGGACTTTGGTTCCAG ACTGCGGGGCCGGGGTCGGCGCCGGGTGCCCGAGGCTGACGAGGAGGccctggaggaggaggagaaggagaaggaggctgTGCCGCAGCCCCTGCAGTCAGATGACACCCGTGTGGAGAACATGGACATCAGTGACGAAG AGGAGGGCGGAGCCCCTCGAGCTGGCTCCCCAGAGGTGCTGGAGGAGGACGAGGCGGAGCTGGAGctgcagaagcagctggagaagggGCGCCGGCTGCGGCAGCTCCAGCAGTTGCGCGACAGTGGCGAGAAG GTGGTGGAGATCGTGAAGAAGCTGGAGTCTCGACAGCGGGGCTGGGAGGAGGATGAGGATCCCGAGCGGAAGGGGGCCATCGTGTTCAATGCCACGTCAGAGTTCTGCCGAACGCTGGGGGAGATCCCCACCTATGGGCTGGCTGGCAACCGAGAGGAGCAGGAGGAGCTCATG GACTTTGAGCAGGACGAGGAGCGCTCAGCCAATGGTGGCTCCGAGTCCGATGGCGAGGAGAACCTCGGCTGGAGCACCGTCAACCTGGAtgaggagaagcagcagcaggat TTTTCCACCTCCTCCACCACCATCCTGGATGAGGAGCCCATCGTGAACAGAGGGCTGGCGGCCGCCCTGCTCTTGTGTCAGAACAAAG CCTGCCCTGGAGCTGTGCCTGTCTAA
- the TSGA10IP gene encoding testis-specific protein 10-interacting protein isoform X2, producing the protein MGEDTNMLNTQEQLVKTTAGRPGQDTGPQAPGKAIGLLELLSGAPSAEQGSLGSGESVLLQGQRRRSRSAGQTAKKDRAPLSRKKKGHGFAEAEDLFPPPPRKPSFPFQWAWENFTLDGRVLLQPSFPLASGHQDQRARGLPLPPAVSQSQLQPKTRRKSTTNLPGPQGFCWKTEAQNVERRRLPEAWGGKGEHQGPEQSSECGPWLPGERWGTKSEEAAGPESPGTEEAKQGLSPGELPKLPRREPVWEQEDAGEAKEGEHRALHRRRGQSRSKGRNSGEENLHKGEPQGRSQGSSSSASDLRGAQRRKPRAEELEGPWDLEKLQRQLQQDLEEQGLCGPQKQPWKVLRAAVQASGRSGKTHTLGDVETSLSSNFPNRTFHKRQEATRSLLQSWERQQQEEQQRAELRRAREQRVQQQVARCLAAYAPRGSRGPTATQRKLEELRCQERQRFAEYQAELRGIQHRVQARPYLFQQAMQPRCRTGTHLPFLQANARLTVTRRFSQVLSALGLDEEQLLAEVGKEDTEGTSRKSRSHRSIGVRMEQTSQSLPRTEPRLTRAILIDHPLPAQTQHLVLEIKIKGFMENAMWDFGGRAAGGWK; encoded by the exons ATGGGGGAGGACACCAATATGCTAAACACCCAGGAACAGTTGGTCAAGACCACAGCAGGGAGGCCAGGGCAGGACACAGGGCCTCAAGCTCCAGGGAAGGCCATAGGGCTGCTCGAGCTTCTGTCAGGCGCCCCCTCAGCAGAGCAG GGGAGCCTCGGGAGTGGGGAGAGTGTGCTACTTCAGGGCCAGCGGCGGAGGTCTCGCAGTGCAGGACAGACGGCAAAGAAGGACCGGGCACCCTTGAGCAGGAAGAAGAAAGGACATGGCTTCGCAGAGGCTGAGGA TCTCTTCCCCCCTCCTCCTCGGAAGCCCTCCTTCCCCTTCCAGTGGGCCTGGGAGAACTTCACCTTGGATGGCCGGGTACTGCTTCAGCCTAGCTTCCCCTTGGCCTCTGGCCACCAAGACCAGAGGGCCCGGGGCCTGCCCTTGCCTCCAGCGGTCTCCCAGTCGCAGCTCCAGCCCAAAACCAGGCGCAAGTCCACCACCAACCTCCCAGGGCCCCAAGGCTTCTGCTGGAAGACAGAGGCGCAAAACGTGGAGAGGAGACGGCTGCCAGAGGCCTGGGGTGGGAAAGGGGAGCACCAGGGGCCGGAGCAGTCCAGCGAGTGTGGCCCCTGGCTGCCCGGGGAGAGGTGGGGAACCAAATCTGAGGAGGCTGCTGGGCCTGAAAGCCCGGGCACTGAGGAGGCCAAGCAGGGTCTGAGCCCTGGGGAACTACCGAAGCTCCCCAGGAGGGAGCCAGTCTGGGAGCAGGAGGATGCAGGGGAGGCCAAGGAAGGGGAGCACAGGGCTCTCCACAGAAGGAGGGGCCAGTCTCGAAGTAAGGGGCGGAATTCTGGCGAGGAGAACTTGCACAAGGGTGAACCACAGGGCCGCAGCCAGGGGAGCAGCTCCAGCGCCAGCGACCTCCGAGGGGCACAGAGGAGAAAGCCAAGGGCCGAGGAGCTGGAGGGGCCGTGGGACCTGGAGAAGCTGCAGAGGCAGTTACAGCAGGACTTGGAGGAACAGGGCCTCTGTG GTCCCCAAAAGCAGCCTTGGAAGGTTTTGCGGGCTGCTGTCCAGGCCTCTGGCCGGAGTGGCAAAACTCACACCTTGGGAGATGTCGAGACTTCCCTGTCCTCCAACTTCCCTAACCGCACCTTCCACAAACGACAGGAAGCCACCAG AAGCCTGCTGCAGTCCTGGGAGCGGCAGCAGCAGGAGGAGCAGCAGAGGGCTGAGCTGCGCCGGGCCCGGGAGCAACGGGTACAGCAGCAGGTGGCGCGCTGCCTGGCAGCCTACGCACCCAGAGGGAGCCGCGGGCCAACAGCCACCCAGCGCAAGCTGGAGGAGCTGAG GTGCCAGGAGCGACAGCGCTTTGCTGAGTACCAGGCAGAGCTGCGGGGCATCCAGCATAGGGTGCAGGCCCGGCCCTACCTGTTCCAGCAGGCCATGCA GCCCCGGTGCAGGACAGGAACCCATCTTCCTTTTCTTCAGGCCAATGCCCGGCTCACTGTGACCCGGCGCTTCTCCCAGGTGCTGTCAGCACTGGGTCTGGATGAGGAACAGCTGCTGGCAGAGGTGGGAAAAGAAGACACAGAGGGCACCTCCAGGAAATCCAG GAGTCATAGGTCAATAGGGGTGAGAATGGAGCAAACTTCTCAGAGCCTCCCAAGGACAGAACCCAGACTCACCAGAGCCATCCTGATAGACCATCCACTCCCAGCCCAGACCCAGCATCTAGTCCTTGAGATAAAAATTAAAGGATTTATGGAAAATGCAATGTGGGATTTTGGGGGGAGGGCAGCTGGGGGCTGGAAATAG
- the TSGA10IP gene encoding testis-specific protein 10-interacting protein isoform X1 → MGEDTNMLNTQEQLVKTTAGRPGQDTGPQAPGKAIGLLELLSGAPSAEQGSLGSGESVLLQGQRRRSRSAGQTAKKDRAPLSRKKKGHGFAEAEDLFPPPPRKPSFPFQWAWENFTLDGRVLLQPSFPLASGHQDQRARGLPLPPAVSQSQLQPKTRRKSTTNLPGPQGFCWKTEAQNVERRRLPEAWGGKGEHQGPEQSSECGPWLPGERWGTKSEEAAGPESPGTEEAKQGLSPGELPKLPRREPVWEQEDAGEAKEGEHRALHRRRGQSRSKGRNSGEENLHKGEPQGRSQGSSSSASDLRGAQRRKPRAEELEGPWDLEKLQRQLQQDLEEQGLCGPQKQPWKVLRAAVQASGRSGKTHTLGDVETSLSSNFPNRTFHKRQEATRSLLQSWERQQQEEQQRAELRRAREQRVQQQVARCLAAYAPRGSRGPTATQRKLEELRCQERQRFAEYQAELRGIQHRVQARPYLFQQAMQANARLTVTRRFSQVLSALGLDEEQLLAEVGKEDTEGTSRKSRSHRSIGVRMEQTSQSLPRTEPRLTRAILIDHPLPAQTQHLVLEIKIKGFMENAMWDFGGRAAGGWK, encoded by the exons ATGGGGGAGGACACCAATATGCTAAACACCCAGGAACAGTTGGTCAAGACCACAGCAGGGAGGCCAGGGCAGGACACAGGGCCTCAAGCTCCAGGGAAGGCCATAGGGCTGCTCGAGCTTCTGTCAGGCGCCCCCTCAGCAGAGCAG GGGAGCCTCGGGAGTGGGGAGAGTGTGCTACTTCAGGGCCAGCGGCGGAGGTCTCGCAGTGCAGGACAGACGGCAAAGAAGGACCGGGCACCCTTGAGCAGGAAGAAGAAAGGACATGGCTTCGCAGAGGCTGAGGA TCTCTTCCCCCCTCCTCCTCGGAAGCCCTCCTTCCCCTTCCAGTGGGCCTGGGAGAACTTCACCTTGGATGGCCGGGTACTGCTTCAGCCTAGCTTCCCCTTGGCCTCTGGCCACCAAGACCAGAGGGCCCGGGGCCTGCCCTTGCCTCCAGCGGTCTCCCAGTCGCAGCTCCAGCCCAAAACCAGGCGCAAGTCCACCACCAACCTCCCAGGGCCCCAAGGCTTCTGCTGGAAGACAGAGGCGCAAAACGTGGAGAGGAGACGGCTGCCAGAGGCCTGGGGTGGGAAAGGGGAGCACCAGGGGCCGGAGCAGTCCAGCGAGTGTGGCCCCTGGCTGCCCGGGGAGAGGTGGGGAACCAAATCTGAGGAGGCTGCTGGGCCTGAAAGCCCGGGCACTGAGGAGGCCAAGCAGGGTCTGAGCCCTGGGGAACTACCGAAGCTCCCCAGGAGGGAGCCAGTCTGGGAGCAGGAGGATGCAGGGGAGGCCAAGGAAGGGGAGCACAGGGCTCTCCACAGAAGGAGGGGCCAGTCTCGAAGTAAGGGGCGGAATTCTGGCGAGGAGAACTTGCACAAGGGTGAACCACAGGGCCGCAGCCAGGGGAGCAGCTCCAGCGCCAGCGACCTCCGAGGGGCACAGAGGAGAAAGCCAAGGGCCGAGGAGCTGGAGGGGCCGTGGGACCTGGAGAAGCTGCAGAGGCAGTTACAGCAGGACTTGGAGGAACAGGGCCTCTGTG GTCCCCAAAAGCAGCCTTGGAAGGTTTTGCGGGCTGCTGTCCAGGCCTCTGGCCGGAGTGGCAAAACTCACACCTTGGGAGATGTCGAGACTTCCCTGTCCTCCAACTTCCCTAACCGCACCTTCCACAAACGACAGGAAGCCACCAG AAGCCTGCTGCAGTCCTGGGAGCGGCAGCAGCAGGAGGAGCAGCAGAGGGCTGAGCTGCGCCGGGCCCGGGAGCAACGGGTACAGCAGCAGGTGGCGCGCTGCCTGGCAGCCTACGCACCCAGAGGGAGCCGCGGGCCAACAGCCACCCAGCGCAAGCTGGAGGAGCTGAG GTGCCAGGAGCGACAGCGCTTTGCTGAGTACCAGGCAGAGCTGCGGGGCATCCAGCATAGGGTGCAGGCCCGGCCCTACCTGTTCCAGCAGGCCATGCAG GCCAATGCCCGGCTCACTGTGACCCGGCGCTTCTCCCAGGTGCTGTCAGCACTGGGTCTGGATGAGGAACAGCTGCTGGCAGAGGTGGGAAAAGAAGACACAGAGGGCACCTCCAGGAAATCCAG GAGTCATAGGTCAATAGGGGTGAGAATGGAGCAAACTTCTCAGAGCCTCCCAAGGACAGAACCCAGACTCACCAGAGCCATCCTGATAGACCATCCACTCCCAGCCCAGACCCAGCATCTAGTCCTTGAGATAAAAATTAAAGGATTTATGGAAAATGCAATGTGGGATTTTGGGGGGAGGGCAGCTGGGGGCTGGAAATAG